The proteins below come from a single Rosa rugosa chromosome 2, drRosRugo1.1, whole genome shotgun sequence genomic window:
- the LOC133734178 gene encoding uncharacterized protein LOC133734178, which translates to MRSIQSRSALLPMHTRLKHKRLLGSTKLLWLSTNEPIKLASQSQQLHLSLGTSCRAMHNYNAIVLGVTPPAKSGDISVLLQVGGILLFAYVFSNFIVPNLISEYFGFNKSSEDEEDEDLI; encoded by the exons ATGAGGTCCATTCAGTCTCGCTCTGCATTGCTTCCCATGCATACTAGGCTAAAACACAAACGCCTTCTGGGAAGTACTAAGCTGCTTTGGCTTTCCACCAATGAACCTATCAAGCTTGCTTCACAGAGCCAACAACTCCATCTCTCACTGGGAACCAGTTGCAGGGCCATGCACAATTACAATGCCATTGTTCTTGGTGTCACTCCCCCTGCCAAGTCCGGCGACATCTCGGTCCTCCTTCAAGTTGG TGGGATTCTTCTTTTCGCCTACGTGTTTTCGAATTTCATTGTGCCGAATCTCATTTCTGAATATTTTGGGTTCAACAAGTCGAGcgaggatgaggaagatgaggatCTTATATAA
- the LOC133734177 gene encoding uncharacterized protein LOC133734177 yields MESPSFVSKARTAFHSAAAKAERVLSDLKQPDRPDSDKTSPRILIQQAEDESPGESRGFHESKALRWRPPNIGTKQEWQDRKQEWQDKLRNIGKGKKGVEDTEKAEYSSMAVPYYDENLYILNMKNDMEAKGAELIPSVESLAADNIVIPPLSVMRQLATAVEAGKKSKSMKDLLASSGNSSPVRERGGLSLSAVKSLVLREKEEKPSDFGHNEKVLSLIHSLFDAEGNFLRRKIDSGSDTITMASIPKDIHGAPPESLVVKLAEVIGSFRTLKKMTLFWCSVVSELRRLWSEEAYVPSIPVDEIPDLNSCLLYQRLQVINCCVSRKRRRDIATETLEFVIREASPNAEESSVSTDNAAGPVLYARISTGELVLRLGADRPYGNLKMLETGEPMYTPVTQEGPLLTEDLIKETEEFVLRTGSVGAGCSQLLSDMQAFKAANPGCILEDFVRWHSPPDWTEAEPSTEAESLDGNDVSSARGQLSSRMQKAGNLWHELWDTSKPVPAVKQVPLFDEDLAVEGILDGFEDISPSELFEQLFISLLGLGFVIAEAKLSTNSDFSKLFYECKDFVVSTCQGKMWTEKVDELCQVFETVEAMILNPEEVLRIMKQPEETMTPSPSSEPKSRFRRLTLNFGGKDRQLKKSASKDQKNSQSPGSQPFSSFFDNKSSLFSKKPPKPESASPVEKPSITEDNDWTVV; encoded by the exons ATGGAGTCCCCCTCCTTCGTATCCAAAGCAAGGACAGCCTTCCATTCCGCCGCGGCTAAAGCGGAGCGAGTTCTCTCTGACTTGAAGCAACCCGATCGCCCAG ATTCCGATAAGACGTCGCCGAGGATTTTGATCCAGCAAGCCGAGGATGAATCGCCGGGGGAGTCGAGG GGTTTCCATGAATCAAAGGCTTTGAGGTGGAGACCTCCGAATATAGGGACAAAGCAGGAATGGCAGGACAGGAAGCAAGAATGGCAGGATAAGTTGAGGAATattggaaaaggaaagaaaggagTTGAAGATACAGAGAAGGCCGAGTATTCGTCCATGGCTGTTCCTTATTATGATGAAAATTTGTACATTCTGaacatgaaaaatgatatggaaGCAAAG GGGGCAGAATTAATTCCCTCAGTTGAAAGCTTAGCTGCGGACAACATAGTGATTCCGCCATTATCTGTTATGAGGCAATTGGCCACAGCTGTTGA GGCTGGAAAGAAGTCTAAATCAATGAAAGATCTTTTGGCATCATCAGGaaattcctcaccagtcagagaGAGGGGGGGTCTGAGTCTCTCTGCTGTGAAGTCATTAGTGCTTCGTGAAAAGGAGGAAAAGCCATCCGATTTTGGTCATAATGAGAAAGTCCTATCATTGATTCACTCTCTATTTGATGCAG AGGGAAATTTTCTAAGGCGGAAGATCGATTCTGGTTCAGACACGATTACCATGGCATCTATACCAAAAGATATTCATGGTGCTCCTCCTGAAAGCCTTGTAGTTAAGTTAGCTGAAGTCATTGGGAGCTTCAGAACCCTTAAGAAAATGACACTGTTTTGGTGTAGTGTTGTTTCCGAA CTTAGAAGACTTTGGTCTGAAGAAGCATATGTACCTAGCATTCCTGTGGATGAGATTCCAGATCTGAATTCTTGTCTTTTGTACCAGCGGTTGCAAGTTATCAATTGTTGTGTTTCCAGGAAAAGGCGACGTGATATTGCCACTGAAACACTAGAGTTTGTAATTAGAGAAGCCAGTCCAAACGCTGAAGAATCATCCGTTTCTACAGACAATGCTGCGGGCCCTGTTTTGTATGCTCGAATAAGCACTGGGGAACTGGTTCTCCGATTAGGTGCTGATCGCCCATACGGTAACCTAAAAATGTTGGAAACTGGTGAACCTATGTATACCCCTGTAACTCAG GAAGGACCTTTACTTACTGAAGATCTGATCAAGGAAACAGAGGAGTTTGTGCTTCGAACAGGAAG TGTTGGTGCTGGATGTTCTCAACTCCTCTCTGACATGCAGGCTTTCAAG GCTGCAAATCCTGGTTGTATTTTGGAAGATTTTGTTAGATGGCATTCTCCTCCCGACTGGACAGAGGCTGAGCCAAGTACCGAGGCTGAATCTCTGGATGGTAATGACGTATCATCCGCAAGAGGCCAATTAAGTAGCCGAATGCAAAAAGCAG GCAATCTCTGGCATGAGCTATGGGATACATCCAAACCAGTTCCAGCAGTAAAACAAGTACCCCTCTTTGACGAGGACTTAGCTGT GGAAGGTATTCTGGATGGTTTTGAGGACATATCACCTTCTGAGCTTTTTGAGCAGCTGTTTATTTCTTTG CTTGGTTTAGGGTTTGTAATTGCTGAGGCCAAATTGTCCACTAACAGCGATTTTTCAAAGCTGTTCTATGAATGCAAGGACTTTGTGGTATCCACTTGTCAAGGCAAAATGTGGACAGAGAAGGTTGACGAGCTTTGTCAG GTATTTGAAACAGTTGAGGCTATGATACTCAATCCAGAGGAAGTCCTAAGAATAATGAAGCAGCCGGAAGAAACCATGACCCCTTCTCCTTCTAGTGAACCAAAAAGTCGTTTCAGGCGACTGACCCTCAACTTCGGTGGCAAAGATAGACAGTTGAAAAAATCAGCTTCTAAGGACCAGAAGAACTCACAAAGCCCTGGTAGCCAACCATTTTCAAGTTTCTTTGACAACAAGTCATCATTATTTTCAAAAAAGCCTCCTAAGCCTGAAAGTGCATCCCCTGTTGAAAAACCGTCAATTACGGAAGACAATGATTGGACAGTTGTTTAG